One Alphaproteobacteria bacterium genomic window, AGCCATTTGCTGTGCAAGAGGAGCTGGTTTAGCACCCGCCGTTTGTGTTTGATTGTGTGTGAATTTCTTTTGGATGCTTGCATAAATGGCACCAAGTGATTTTTCATTGCCATTATTGTCATGGAAGAGTTTGTAATTTGTTTGAGAGGCTTTTGGAAAGTGAGTGGCTGCCGATTGTCCTGATCCATTTTTGAGTTCTTTCAAAAAGCGCACAGCACCATTTGGGCCAAGAAGATGGCAGAAATAAAGATCTGTGTCGGTGACATTGCGGTGAAGTTTTGATTGCAAGTAGGCTTTGTTTTCTTGAGAATATTTTGCAGCCATAAATGCAGAAAGCTGAGGGTTCTTTTTTAAATTGAGGATTTCTTGCTTATCTGCAGGATTGCTCACAACATATTTGCCATCACTTGCTTTAAAAATTTTATTCGCAAAGCCTGAGAGGCCGCATTCGTGTCCGTGATTATGAACCATCTGAAGCCATGTCTGGTCAACAAATTGGTAAAGGCCTTCGGCTGAGGATGTTTTGCATTTGGCAGTTGCATTGCAATCACTTTCGATGGCAGCTTTTTTCATCAGGTAGGAAAAATTGACACCTGTTTTATGACTAGCGGCTAAAATTGCCGATTGAATTTCTGCTTTAGCCGGTTGAGACAGGCTCTTCGTTGCAGCCATATTCATTTGGTTTCTTTGTATAGTCATTGTATTTTCCTATTTTGATTACATCGAATTCAGAGTATGATACTTGTAGGTTAGATGCAATTACTGTGCCACAGTTTTTAAAAAAGGAAAATAAACATGCCAAGCCCTTTTATTCCTGCTGAAAAAAAAATATTTTTCCAATTGAAAGCAATTGGAGATCTTGAGACGATTCTCTCGTATGCCTCCTTTTCTGATTATTCAGCGGATTTGATTCAATCTGTTTTATCAGCAGCAAGTGAATTTGCACGCGATGTTTTGGCTCCTTTAAATTTGATGGGGCATTTGACAGAGGCTCATTACGACAATGGTGTGGTAACGCAGCCAGCTGGCTTTAAAGAAGCTTACCAAATGTTTGTTCAAAATGGCTGGAACACATTGCCTTTTCCAGTTGATAAGGGCGGCCAAGGATTGCCATGGCTTGTGGCTTTCGCGATTCAAGAGCTGTGGCAATCAGCCAATATGTCCTTTGCACTTTGTCCTGTTTTGAATCAAGGAGCCATTGAATTGATGGTGAGTCATGCCTCGAAAGACTTGCAGGCAAAATTCTTGCC contains:
- a CDS encoding lytic transglycosylase domain-containing protein, which gives rise to MTIQRNQMNMAATKSLSQPAKAEIQSAILAASHKTGVNFSYLMKKAAIESDCNATAKCKTSSAEGLYQFVDQTWLQMVHNHGHECGLSGFANKIFKASDGKYVVSNPADKQEILNLKKNPQLSAFMAAKYSQENKAYLQSKLHRNVTDTDLYFCHLLGPNGAVRFLKELKNGSGQSAATHFPKASQTNYKLFHDNNGNEKSLGAIYASIQKKFTHNQTQTAGAKPAPLAQQMAETTYTPKQRKAVDMRLRPANTSLQAQEMKDLRTLGEVSLRAAENIVEKFYPEIMRLNVLSLRTK